ttAAAGTTTATGCAAGATATCTCGGGATACATAAATAATACAATTTTAATGTCGcaagataatttttttttattaaaactcCATACACAACTTAAGTGAAAAAGTAagttaaaatttaatttttattaaactCCATACACAACTTAAGTGAAAAAGTCAATTAAAATTTAACTAAGTTATTTGACAATCAACATAAAGAAGAAAATCTAAAAATAAAAAATCTTAAGTAAAAGTAAATATTTTATGTAAAATAGAGTAAAAATGAAAATCTAAGATAAATTTCAATTTTGTGGAGTATGAATTTTTAAGTCAAATTTTTTGGTTGTATATTTACTACCCTAGAAAAAGATTTCAAGATCCGAACATTGCTAAGTCATCAAAATCACATTATTTCGGAACAAAATTTGATATTCATGTCTCGGATAATACTCTAATAGTAAAAACTGaattaaaatattttcttggCGATGAAGAACTCACTATAAGGCCAACTTCAACAGTGGCCTAAAagtccaaatttggaccgattTTGTTCCAAATTCACTCAACAGTGGCCTAAATCTCGGTTCAAATTTGgattgaaattaaaataatagttttaATTATATTTCTTTTAGTTTATTACATAAAGTTTTGATTTCGGGTATTTATAAATGCAATTAACCTATATTaggatattattattatttatttaaataataatttaaattaaaaaatatttaaacgtaattaaataaatatcattACATTTCTTAAATTCAAATTACGAATACATTCAAACATTAAAATAAAGATTAAAACACATAAAACTTAATTTGAAACACAACATAAATGAAAATGCGATGAGAACTAAATTATTAATTTAGTCTGACAAATTAAATCGACTTCCTCCAAAATAGTCAAAATATTGCCCGTAATCATTTAGGTTGTTTTGAGATTTTTGAACTTCATCTTCAAATCCCCAACTTTGAATATAATGTTTTTTTAACggttttattataaaaattataactaAATGTGTTTACtatttttcatatatatttgAAGTTTAATTAGAATTCTATTATTCATTTattaacatttttaaaataaaataagtaattaataataataataataaaatgtAAAGATAATATCTTAAATCatacaaaaataatatatttattattgtaagaccttaaaataattaaataaatattttaaaatttgaacCAAAATTTAAACTAAACTATTGGAGTTGTGGTTCGGTTCAAATTTGGATAGAGGTTCAGTCCAAATTTGGACAAAACTCTTGGAGTTGGTGTAACCCTCGGCCAACTTGTCCTTTTCAAGTTGTCACCTTATCCTTGTTAAAAAGAAAACTTGTCAACTTATTCAAAAATGGAATATCGATTTCAATCCATGTGTGGGTTATCTTCAGTAATTTGAAAGGGATGGATCAAAATAAAAAAATCGTCATTGCGCACATCATGATGTGACTTCACATACAATGTCACGCTGGCTAAGCTTTACCTAAATCGTGCAGTCCTGAGACTCGCATACGCACATGTAAACAAAGGGGGATTACAAACATGCCATATTACAAATGTCAGAGTTTTGTTCACAACTTGTATTTTGTCCACACAAAACAGGTCGCCATATTTCATTTGTCAGAAATACTGCGCAACAGCACAGTGGTGAGCAGGGATGCATAAAATATTCAGGGCCGGTTTTTGACCGGGCCTTAAAAAGTCTGGGCTTTTGACCGGGCAAGATTTTTCGGATTTTGACTTTGACCGTACCGGGCCGGGCCGGTCCAGATTTTCCGAAAATGTCAGAGCCCGTTTAGGCCCGACCGGACCGGACTTTAACTTTGACCGGGTTTTGACCGGATCAAGCCGGGCTAGATTTTCGGACCCGGGTTTTTTGTGCATCTGTGATGAGTGGTGACTAATGGTAAATGGGCTTGATTATTAAGAATCAGAACTTCAATCTTATGTATCATACTTCTGGCTGGTTGGATCATGGACATGGGCCTGTTACATGTATTATATAGCAGATGGAGTCGGGGACTTTGTTTGTGATGTTGCTAATGAAGTTGGAATCTCTATTTTATATACTAGCACTCTCAGTCCTTGCTCTCTTTCTGTATTCTTTTCTCTTCCTAGGCTCATAGAAGCAGGGGAGCTACCCTTTACAGGTATGTCAAATTTTCCGTTGTAAGGTTAATCTAAACATAGACTATTGTATCCCGATCCAAGAAGATCTAGGAGAAATATTTTACGCAGACCTTAACCATACTCCTATTATTAGAGAAGCGATTCTAGTAAAAATATCGTCTTTAACACTGCAGCAATATTGATAATAATAATACATCACATTTAAGAACAACATAAAAAATGTAGTAATCAAAAACAGTTCTTACATACTGACATTTCACTAATTCTTCAATGTGGTATAATTTGCCGAGGGATTTCCACTGAGATTAAACTAAGCGTCAATATATTCGATTTTTTGAGGTGTCGATGACCATTTTTAAAATCGTGTTTGTGTTGTTGTATCTCAATCTTTGCAGGAGATGATTTGGACACCCCAATAAAAAGTGTGCCGGCAATGGAGAAATTTCTTAGGCGTCGCGAGCTTCCTACCTTTTGTCGGTCAGATGTTCTTTCTAGTCCAAGCATTCAACTCTTcaaaaatgagaaacaagaaaatGCACGAGCTCAGGGGTTGATACTTAATACATTTGATGATATAGAAGGACCAGTTCTCGATAACATACGTGCTTCTTGTCCAAATCTCTACACAATGGGACCACTTACTTAATTCACGCTCATCTCAAAATGAAGCTAGCTGCAAAATCTTGTTACACGGGATTCGCAGTCTTACAGGTCTGTGATTTATGTTAGTTTCGGAAGTATAGCAACTGTGACAAGGGACCAGCTTATGGAGTTCTGGCACGGCCTTTTTAATAGCGGGTGCAAATTTTTATGGGTCATTAGGGCAGATACTATTACCGGAGATGGGGAGATTCCTGAAGAGGTTTTGCAAGGAACGAAGGAGAGAGGATATATCGTAGGGTGGGCACCGCAAGAGGAAGTCCTTGGTCATCAAGCAGCGGGAGGGTTTTTTGACTCACAGTGGATGGAATTCGACGTTAGAGAGTGTGGTTGAAGGGGTGCCTATGATATGCTGGCCTTATTTTATGGACCAACAAGTTAATAGTAGGTTCGTGAGTGAGGTATGGAAGCTCGGTCTTGATATGAAGGATACTCAGTGACAGAGTTATCGTCGAGAAGATGATCAAGGATATGATGGTGGAGAGAAAAGACAAGTTTTTGAAGTCCGCTGATCGGATGGCTAGTTTGGCCAAGAGTGGTTTGTCTGAAGGAGGGTCTTCTTATTCCAACTTGGAGCGTCTGATTGACGACATTAAGACAATAGGTGTGGTGCGCTAAGGAACAACAATAGAAACAGGCGAACATTATGAGATCTCATTCATGTGATTATAGATTTGAATTCATTCATCCACTGAAGTGATTTCACTAACATGCGGCCTACTCGCAGACAGAATGTTCCTGGTCTCTAGTATGGCTTCAAATGACTGGTGCCAAACAATTTTTGTATATAAATTGACAAGAACTCTGCAATTGATACAAATCGGAATCATTATTTTAGGAGCTGATATTTATAGGTGCACATCTTTAATTAAAAATTGAGACCAGATTATTTTTGTTGTGCATTAAAAGATGATAAAGTTAAATGTGTATATAAGGGtattttggtctgaatgtcaaTGAAGGTGTGTGTACATATAAACAAAGGATATGCAAGTATGAGTTCCATTGTTTCATTATGAGTGAAAAATAGAAAGTGACACGGTACTCATGGAGATATACAATTACAATCAACCTCGCACACCTTCACTTGTAGAGTACCTGATAGTCTCCCCAAACTAGCATAAAAAAGTCTATGCCTAAAAATGAGGATTTTTATAAAATACACGCGATCGCTACAACCAGACTTTGTACTTTTATACAACCAATAAGTCACATAAACGATTGGTAGATTTAAATGTTGAGCTACGCAGTCAGGAAAATCAGAATGGAAAATATATGTTCCTTGTGCTAGAGCCTAGATATAAGATCGTCATGGTGCACATCATTATACTCATAGACATTAGTTTTTTAAGCCGACTTCAAGTGCTATTTTGCTAATGTCATGCGCAGCACGTTGTACAGTTACATAACTATGACATTCTCCTATTTAAATGTCCGATATTTGTTTTAAATTTGAATTGCGTACTTTCTAAAATTTAATTCTTTATAATCGGAACTTAAATTTCATTTCATGCCTTTTTACTTGATATATTTGgattatataatataaaattcaGTTACAATACATtaacatcttataattttttacAAGATGATTACTATAGTCGCATATGATTCCAAACATTTTGTTTCATAATATTTTGtattttttaaatttgaaatttaCCTATAATCAGTACTTCAGTTTCATTTTTCTGCCTGTTTTCCTAATATCGCtgaaatatataatataaagtTTAGTTAGGATACTATCACATATTTAAACAAAATTAATGTGTTAGATTACTTAACAAATATGAAAGATTATAATGATAAGATTTCGAACATTTTACTATAACGGTTATATGATATCATAAAAATTTGGATTCTTAACAAAATTGAATACAAATTCCACAAAACTTGCTAAAAAAAGAGAGCAAGGCAGGCACCGGCATGACGTCACGTTGATGACGTAAACAAAAATGTCAAAGGCACAAACTCGAAGCCCGCATTCAATTCTCTCTATATAAACCGACACAGCTATTaccaaaaaaatcaaaactgattgCACACAACACAGACATTTGAGATTTTGAATATCAGCCAAAAAAAACAACAAAAATGCCAATGCAGAAGACGACACTAACCTACCCTCATGTACTCATTTTCCCATTGCCTCTCCAAGGTGCTATCAACTCCATGCTAAAACTCGCGGAACTCCTCTCTGTTTCGGACATCAACGTTACATTTTTAGTCACCGACCACATTCACGCTCGCCTCCTCAACCACACCAATGTCGTATCGCGATTTAAAAAGTATTCTGGCTTTGTTCTTCACTCGATTTCCGATGGCTTGCCAGAGGAGCACCCGCGCAGTGGTGCAAGGTACATGGAAATGTTTGATTCCATGAAATTTAACAGCAAGTCACTTCTTAAAGAGCTCCTGAGCTGTGGCCGGTTGGAGCGTGGTGGACGCGGACCTGTTACTTGTATTATAGCAGATGGACTCATGAGCTTTGTTTGCGATGTTGCTAATGAACTTGGGATTTCTATTTTTTATACTCGCACGCTTAGTCCTTGTTCTCTTTCTGTCTTCTTTTCCCTTCCGAAACTCATTCAAGCAGGAGAGCTTCCTTTTAGTACTACCGGTATGTCATTTTCCACCTGTTGATTTTAGAGTAAACCCCGATCTTATACCGTTCAACAATAGGTATACGGTAATTTCATGTGCAGTAGTACAAGGGCTTGGTGTTATACTGTTATATACCATCTTCTCAATCAATTTTTTATGTGCTTTTTCAGGAGATGATTTGGACAAACCAATTAAAAGTGTACCCGGAATGGAGAACTTTCTCCGGGGCCGTGATCTTCCTGACTTTTGCCGGTCAGATACTATCTCCAATCCAAGAATTCAACTCTTCAAAAATGAGAACCAAGAAAATGCTCGCGCTCAAGGGCTAATACTGAACTCGTTTGATGATCTTGAAGGGCCTGTTCTGGATAACATACGTGCTTCTTGTCCAAATATCTACACCATTGGACCACTTCATACTCATCTCAAAATGAAGCTAGATGGAACATCTAGTTACACAACAACCTCATCAAACAGTTTGAGAAAAGAAGATAAGAGTTGCATGAGCTGGTTGGATTCACAGCCTTACAAGTCTGTGATTTATGTTAGTTTTGGAAGTATAGCAACTGTGACAAGAGACCAGCTAATGGAGTTTTGGTATGGCCTTGTTAATAGCCGGTGCAAATTCCTGTGGGTTATTAGGCCAGATTCTATCTCCGGAGATGGGGAAATTCCTGCGGAGGTTTTGGAGGGAACGAAGGAGAGGGGCTACATTGTAGGCTGGGCACCACAAGAGGAAGTTCTTGCGCATCAATCTGTTGGTGGTTTTTTGACACACAGTGGCTGGAATTCGACGTTGGAGAGTGTGGTTGAAGGGGTGCCTATGATATGCTGGCCTTATTTTATGGACCAACAAGTGAATAGTAGGTTTGTGAGTGAGGTTTGGAAGCTTGGTCTCGATATGAAGGATACTTGTGACAGAGTTATCGTTGAGAAGATGATCAAAGAAGTGATGATTGAGAGGAAAACCGAGTTTATCAAATCAGCTGATCGGATGGCTATGTTGGCAAAGCAGAGCTTGAGTGAAGGTGGGTCTTCTTGTTCTAACTTGGAACGTTTGGTTAAAGACATTAAGTCGACAACAGGTGTGGTGCACTAGGAGCAACAATAAACATAAGGGGAACATATGAGAAGTCATTCATGTGGGAGACTATTTAAATTGTAATGACATAGTCAGATTCAGATGTCTTTAGCTGTGGAGCAATGTTAAGGTTTTCAAAATTTATCAATGGCAGTGTTTTTACTTGTTACTGCTTTAGCAGCCGATTAATAGACAAATACTCTTAAAAGTTAGTATCAGCCCCTACTTTAGCTTAAAAAAATGCATTTCCAAAGAAAATTCTATTCAGGTTGGCAACACTAATAAGCACTTCTTTGCAACCCCCTCAAAATCAAACCATCGTATTTTTATTACCTGAAATTGAAGCAAAAATAATTATATCAAAATGCGGTGAACTCATCTCATGTACTCATCATTCCAATGGACATTTTGGAAAGGATGGAAGGGGACGATTACATGCATATACTTGCAGATGGCCTAACGAGTGTTTTTTTTTTGTGATCAGGTGGATAGAAGACAAAAAAGACATACCTTTGTAGTGGATTTGATGAATTTAGAGAACTTGATAGTAACAAAACGAGAGAATAGAAGTGAAAGGGCGTACTGTGTAAATATATCATATGTATAAGAGAGATGTGAGAACTGAGACCTAGTTATCAAGTGTCTGATCCTAAGACATATATCCTGGTCATTCTTCGTAAATATGAGTTATCTGGTGTGAATCCTTGGTTACTGCTATGGTTTGATTTCCGCATTTTGAAGGAAGAGATGACTTATTGATTCACTTTGACAATTTTGAAAAAAGTCATAAGTTGTGGGCTTTACCTTGTCACTCATGACTAAGGTTCTTGCCACACATGAAAGGATATCATGAATGATAGATAGTTCAGGGCTTCCCATGTGACTCATGAATCATGACAAAGGATAAATATGACAATCATAAGCTGGAGGCTGCTTACAAATCATGATATATATCTAAAAATCATTACTATCAACTTCCCTTGATAATTGTTTTTGTCACCAACCATCCTCCAGAATTAAGATCCAGGCCCTCGGTAGATTTTTGACTCATACTGTGGGGAAATTAACGTTGGAGGGTCTTAAATAAACAATGATATGTTGGCCTGGTTCCTTGTCTAAACAAGCTGCTCTGTAATAAAACACAGACTGAACATTTCAGAACACAGAGGGGAAAAAACATAAATATGGCAGAGCCAACAAGTATCCAACCACATGTACTCATCTTCCCGTTCCCACTGCAGGGCCACATGAACTCCATGTTGAAACTAGCTGAACTTTTGTGCCTTGCAAATGTCCATGTCACCTACCTCCTCACTCACCAGACGCATACGCGTCTACTAGCCAACAAAAATGTTTTTTCCAGGTATACTAATTATTCAGGTTTTCGTTTCCAAACATTACCTGAAAGCGTCTCAGATGGAAATGAACAGTCCATGGATATAGTACTCAACTTGTACGAATCTATGAAAACTTCGAAAACATTTCTTAGAGATATGCTTCTTAAAGAAGGACTTAGAAAACCAGTGACTTGTATTATTACCGATGGTCTCATGAAATATACACTTGACATTGGGGAAGAGATTGCTGTTCCTGTTATATATTTCCGTATTGCCAGCGCTTGTTCATTTTGGTCTTTCTTTTGCATGAACAAACTCATTGAGGCCGCAGAGTGTCCTTTTCAAGGTTTGTATTTACTCTTCCCTCTAGTAATTTAGCTAGTTCCAAATATTTAAACACGAAATTAGGAAGTTATCACCTAGCTAATAGCACAGTGAATACTCATCTATCTGCTACCAAGAGGTTGAGGGTCTGAGTGAGTACTGGTATTATTGTGGTAGATCATTTCAAAGTACTGTATGTGATGTTCTAATAAGTCTCATTAATTAGAGTTATAACATTCTATGTGTATCCAAGTTTCATAAGTTAGTGTTCTTTAAAATTTGTTGTTTTTATAGGAAATGATATGGACTTTCCAGTCAGGAGTGTACCAGGCATGGAAGGTTTTCTCAGGAAACGTGATCTGCCAAGTCTGTTTCGTGTTGGTGACATAAATGGCAGTGCTTTCCAGATGTTGTATACTGAAACTCAGCAAACTGTCCGAGCTCGGGCCTTAATTTTAAACACATTTGAGGATCTTGAGGGACCAGTTCTGTCTCAGATACGCACTCAACTTCCCAACATCTACACAATTGGACCACTTCATGCTCACCTCAAGGCCCAAACCAAGTTGGAAACAACCTCATCCAAACAGGCTTCATCAAATAGTTTATGCGAAGAAGACCAGGGTTGCATCAAGTGGCTCGAGGACCAGCCACTAAAGTCTGTGATATATGTCAGTTTTGGAAGTATTGCAATGGTTACAAAAGAGCAGCTCCTAGAATTGTGGCATGGTCTGGTCAATTGTGGGCACAGATTCTTGTGGGTGATTCGGCCCGACTCAGTTACTGGTACAGAGGATCGACGAGAGATTCCTGCAGAGCTGGAGGAGGGAACAAAAGGCAAGAGGTTATATGGTGAACTGGGCTCCACAAGAAGAGGTTCTAGGCCACCCTGCAATAGGTGGGTTCTTAACTCATAGCGGATGGAACTCAACTTTAGAAAGTATATGTGAAGGGGTGCCAATGATTTGTTGGCCATATTTTGCGGATCAACAGATAAATAGTAGATTTGTTGGGGAGGTTTGGAAGCTTGGATTGGACATTAAAGATACTTGTGATAGAGATATTATTCAGAAAGCCGTAAAAGATCTCATGGGGGAGAGGAAGGAAGAGTTTGCTAAATCAGCCAAGGAGAGGGCTACTTCTGCTAGCAAAGCTGTCAATGATGGAGGATCATCACGCTCTAATTTCAACAGGTTGATTGAAGACATTAAGTCGATGAGTATTCTGTCACATCATGATTAACTCGGATATCATAAAATTTGCTACTCTACCATGGACATGAATCATTTCATATCTTATCGTCCTAAAACCAATAATTACTAAGATTGGCACATTTAAAAGCTTTTGTTATGTTATTACTTATTTCCTCCCACTAAATAGTTATGTAATCCTTTGGTTCTTTTTCTTTCCAATGTGTAATGCTAATCACCAAACAAGAACAGTATTTTGAAATTAGTAATTTGCTTGGCACCAGCAATAGAGGGACAGAATGACCGgctaataaaaattattaaatgaCTATTATTTCCGATAAAAAATTATAATAGGACCTTTTAATTGTTTTTAAGTAGTTTCTCTGCTACATAAGTTTTATCATTGGTTTTAAAACTTGAAAGAGGGCAATCTTTTATCAACCTCTCTTATTTAGAAAATTTCTATCAGAAACTTACCCTTTTTTAGTTAAGTCATTAGAAACCTATCTTAATCAAGCTAATCAAGCAACTGAAGGCTAATACCTTTTTTCGTAAAGTTATCAGAAACCTAATCAAGCAACTGAAGGCTAATGTCCTTAAAAATCAATAATAACTGGACAGAAAGTACAATATTTCAAAATCACTATGAAATTAAAGGTTCATACATAGAAAATCCCAACATTTGACTTGATAATAACAGAACATACCAGGCTATCTAGATTTTTATTCGACGAAACACCTGCTTGCAAGTACTTACCATCACCTCTTTTCTGCAACTCACACTTTCATCTCTTTCCCTTCTTTCTCTGCCATGAATCCTCTGACATCACTGCATGCAATATTGATTTTCGATACGTTGTTTCAAAAAACATCATCCATATGCTTTCTGAATTCGTGAACTATGACTGTCATGGAATATAAATGAACAAGGATCCCATCAGAACTTTTATACCAGGGACTACAAACACACTGGTCTTAATAAAACTGTCACAAAGCCAATACTGGGTTTGTAATTTTGATACTACAGTTAAGAAAACAGAATAAAACTAGAATAAAGAAAAGCTAAAAGACAATATTCATTTCATAATCCCAAAGATGATAGTCTGTCATACATATATAGCAGTCATGATCCACTAAAGCCAAGACAGGTGGCATTCTAATAACCAAGTATTTGTTACGCACAATTGCTTATAACTAACAAATATTTCATAAAAAACGACAACGTATCAATACTCTATTTAATTTGATCAAAACGACTGCGTTTAGCCTCCCGCCCACAAGAACATAACCACAGTTGTGACAACTCCCGTGATGTTAAAATAAACCTTGTCCTCAAGGTTGAAAATTAGGATATTTCTTGGTAAATTCCTCCCATAATTCCCAAGTAGCTTCAGTTGCTGTTCCATTACTCCACTGAATGAGTACCATCGTAGCAGGCCTATTTTCTTTCTTGATTAATTTTATGTCAAGCACCAATGTAGGCTGCACTGAAGAAGTCACTTCCTCCATAAGCTCTGGTAGGTTGAATTGTGGTACTTCTTTGCTGCCAATCTTCTTTTTTAAGCTGTGAAACATGGAATGTAGGGTGTATTTTTGCCCCTGGTGGTAATGCCAGCTGATAAGCAACCTTCCCAATCCTTTTTAAAACCTTGTAAGGACCATAATATCTGGCTGATAATTTGTGGTTGCTCCTGGTCTGCATAGATGATTGCCTGTAAGGCTGTAATTTAAGGTACACTTCATCATTCACTTGGAATTCTCTATCTGACCTTCCCTTGTTAGCATACCAAATCATTCTTTCCTGGGCCTTCACTAAATTCTCCTTCACCAGCCTCTGGACTTCCATCCTTTCTTTTAGAAACTCATCAACAGCCATGACTTTAGTTGCCGGggtctggaaattcattgaagGTGGTTGTTGATTATATAAGGCCTTGTAAGGACTCATACCAATGGCAGAGTGGTGGGAGGTATTATACCACCATTCGGCCATAGAAAGCCATTTAAACCACTGTTTTGGTTTCTGACCAATAGTACATCTCAAATACATTTTAATACACTGATTCACCCTCTCTGTTTGACCATCAGTTTGAGGGTGATATGCTG
This genomic interval from Apium graveolens cultivar Ventura chromosome 8, ASM990537v1, whole genome shotgun sequence contains the following:
- the LOC141676517 gene encoding 7-deoxyloganetic acid glucosyltransferase-like encodes the protein MPMQKTTLTYPHVLIFPLPLQGAINSMLKLAELLSVSDINVTFLVTDHIHARLLNHTNVVSRFKKYSGFVLHSISDGLPEEHPRSGARYMEMFDSMKFNSKSLLKELLSCGRLERGGRGPVTCIIADGLMSFVCDVANELGISIFYTRTLSPCSLSVFFSLPKLIQAGELPFSTTGDDLDKPIKSVPGMENFLRGRDLPDFCRSDTISNPRIQLFKNENQENARAQGLILNSFDDLEGPVLDNIRASCPNIYTIGPLHTHLKMKLDGTSSYTTTSSNSLRKEDKSCMSWLDSQPYKSVIYVSFGSIATVTRDQLMEFWYGLVNSRCKFLWVIRPDSISGDGEIPAEVLEGTKERGYIVGWAPQEEVLAHQSVGGFLTHSGWNSTLESVVEGVPMICWPYFMDQQVNSRFVSEVWKLGLDMKDTCDRVIVEKMIKEVMIERKTEFIKSADRMAMLAKQSLSEGGSSCSNLERLVKDIKSTTGVVH